In Chitinivibrionales bacterium, the following proteins share a genomic window:
- a CDS encoding AAA family ATPase — protein MSTLEKITDSVLDQQAGADNQLLVEPWNPTELRVDTLLTTEPDPVQYLIDGVLPKGIVGVFAGEGGIAKSLAALDLSIRLACFSVIGPTNWLGTLPIMQCRKVLYCNLEDDMPDLHRRLLSLIRRSITGNDAPDVAKQRILTAITEGLFVLPRERALTGSNETFINGDGNGTVLFQRLQATCDLIRPELIVMDTRTKASKADENDNAIGGAEMETWSKLRDQTGASILIISHTNKLSRMTSGDFGSSMVRGASSYTDNARWVMTFKGKGLDCNGNRVIEVGNPKNNRCKCFEPFSVSLQYPRFVQIDEKDIIGNGPMEAVLRYVKENPGCKQRDAIEALGGTVPKNAVNKSFQIAVRDKTIVHEKREGGDKGYYIA, from the coding sequence ATGAGTACTCTCGAAAAAATCACAGATTCCGTGCTCGATCAACAGGCAGGAGCAGACAACCAACTATTGGTTGAACCATGGAATCCTACAGAATTGCGTGTCGATACCCTCTTGACCACCGAGCCCGATCCTGTCCAGTATCTAATTGACGGTGTTTTACCCAAAGGGATTGTGGGTGTGTTTGCAGGGGAGGGAGGAATCGCCAAATCGCTTGCAGCCCTTGACCTCAGTATCCGGCTGGCTTGCTTTAGTGTCATTGGCCCAACCAATTGGCTCGGAACTCTTCCCATAATGCAATGCCGGAAAGTTCTCTATTGTAATCTCGAAGACGATATGCCCGACCTGCATCGCCGGTTACTCTCATTAATCAGGCGCAGTATTACAGGTAATGACGCGCCTGATGTGGCGAAGCAGAGGATATTGACCGCGATCACCGAAGGGTTGTTTGTGCTGCCACGTGAGAGGGCGCTGACCGGTTCAAATGAAACTTTTATCAATGGTGACGGCAATGGAACCGTCCTTTTTCAGCGCTTACAGGCAACATGTGACCTGATTAGGCCCGAGCTCATTGTCATGGACACCCGCACAAAGGCGAGTAAAGCGGATGAAAACGACAATGCTATTGGCGGTGCGGAGATGGAAACATGGTCGAAATTGCGCGACCAGACAGGTGCAAGTATTCTTATAATCTCCCACACCAACAAACTCTCCCGGATGACCTCTGGGGACTTTGGAAGCTCGATGGTACGCGGGGCATCGTCGTATACCGACAATGCCCGCTGGGTCATGACCTTTAAAGGTAAAGGGCTTGATTGCAATGGAAATCGCGTTATTGAGGTTGGCAATCCCAAGAACAACCGGTGTAAGTGTTTTGAGCCCTTCTCCGTATCACTACAATATCCCCGATTCGTTCAAATTGACGAAAAGGATATAATTGGCAATGGGCCAATGGAGGCCGTGCTCCGCTATGTAAAGGAGAACCCCGGTTGCAAACAGCGTGATGCAATTGAGGCCTTGGGAGGAACGGTGCCGAAAAATGCCGTGAATAAATCTTTCCAGATTGCTGTCCGGGACAAAACCATTGTACATGAAAAACGCGAAGGGGGTGATAAAGGTTACTATATTGCCTGA